DNA sequence from the Streptomyces canus genome:
GAAGACCGTCTGGGACTTGATCTCGCCGGTCTCGTTGTTGGTGAACTCGGCCGTCACGAAGAGCGGGGCCGCGTACGTGAAGTCGCGGTCCTTGCACTCGTCGATGCTGTTCTTCGGCGGCTCGAAACGGTGGTCACGGAACGTCAGCGACATCGACCCGGAGAAGTCCTCGATCGGGGAGATCTCCTCGAAGATCTCCTCCAGACCGGACTTGGTGGGGACGTCCTGACCTGACTCCAGAGCCTCCTCGACCCGACTCTGCCAAGCGGTGTTCCCGAGCAGCCAGTCAAAGCTCTCGGTCTGCAGCGCGAGCAGGTTGGGAACCTCGAGAGGCTCCTTGATCTTTGCAAAAGAGATGCGCAGCGGGGCGGTGCTGGCGGCGTTGTTCGTATTCGCGGTCGAGGCAGTGCGCGAGGCGGCCAAGAGGGGGTCCTTCCGAGGGCTCGGACTCACTACGCGCTCCCCGGACCCTCACCCACGGCACAGAGACAGGTATCTCCGGTTCGGCCGAAAGGCCAGCTCAGAGATGGTCCGATCATCGATGCTCAGGCGAGGGCAGACCCCTGGTGACGGGCAGGGGGCAGCTAACAGGCAGCGCAAAGGGTCAGTGTAGCCACTTGGCGCACTGATGTCCAGCCCTGCTTTTCTGCCCAGTCTTCAAAAACTCTCGCTGCCCTCAACGTCCTCGGCATGCCTGCCCTCAACGCACGTTGATACTGCCCTCTTCGTCGCCGATCCATGCCTCGGATTCGGACCGTTCTGGCGACGCGTCCTGAGAATTGCGCGCTGCGTACGGTTCGTCAAGACCCCCCAGCCCGAACCAGGCCGTTCGGGAGACACGACGAAGATCACCATACCCCCCGCCCTGGAGGGGGCAAGGTAACCGTGGCCGCGCCCCCAGGAACGCCGAAGAGCGACCACCCGGATGGATGATCGCTCTTCAGTGCTTGCGCGTTACAGGCCCAGCGGGACCTGTGAGAGGTGTTACTTGACCTCGACGGAGGCGCCGGCGCCCTTGAGGGACTCGGCGGCCTTCTCGGCGGCTTCCTTGGCGACCTTCTCGAGAACGGGCTTGGGGGCGCCGTCCACGAGGTCCTTGGCCTCCTTCAGACCCAGGGAGGTCAGCTCACGCACGACCTTGATGACCTGGATCTTCTTCTCGCCGGCACCCGTGAGGATGACGTCGAACTCGTCCTGCTCCTCGGGGGCCTCGGCAACGGCGGCCGGACCGGCCGGGCCGGCGACGGCGACCGCGGCGGCGGCGGTGACGTCGAACTTCTCCTCGAAGGCCTTCACGAACTCGGAGAGCTCGATGAGGGTCATCTCCTCGAACTGCGCGAGCAGGTCTTCCTGGCTGAGCTTCGCCATGATGGGCGATCCTTCCACTAATTCGGCTGGTGCCGGTATGTACATGTCTGGCGGGCGTACGTTCGGCCCGCGACGACCGTCACCTCAGGCGGGACGCCTCAGGCAGCGATCATTTCGGGAGCCGAATTACTCGGCACCGCCCTGCTCGTCCTGCTTGGCACGAAGCGCGTCCACGGTGCGGACGAGCTTCGACGGGAGCGCCTGGAAGACCTGAGCAGCCTGAGTCTGCTTGCCCTTGAAGGCGCCCGCCAGCTTGGCGAGCAGAACCTCGCGGGACTCGAGGTCCGCAAGCTTCTTGATCTCGTCGGCGGACAGCGCCTTGCCGTCAAGGACACCGCCCTTGATGACGAGGTTCGGGTTGTCCTTGGCGAAGTCACGAAGACCCTTCGCCGACTCCACCGGGTCACCGGTGACGAAGGCGACCGCCGTCGGACCGTTGAACAGGTCGTCGAGCGTCGTGATCCCGGCCTCGTTGGCCGCAATCTTGGTCAGCGTGTTCTTCACCACGGCGTACTGGGCGTTCTCACCGAGCGAACGACGCAGCGTCTTGAGCTGCGCCACGGTGAGACCCCGGTACTCGGTCAGCACGGCGGCGTTCGAGCTGCGGAACTGCTCCGTCAGCTCGGCTACCGCGGCAGCCTTGTCGGGCCTTGCCATAGAGCGTCGGCCTCCTTCCGGGTGATGAGGACCGCTCAGAAGGGGCTGAACAAACGAAACGCCCCGGCGCAGGCGCACGGGGCGTAACTCGACCGGCATCACATACGCAATGCATGTGGTCCAGGAGCGACTTCCACATTCACCTGCGCGGGTCGTCCGCGGTTTCAGCGGATCCTTCGGCCACTGCACCCTCTTGCGAGAACACAGCAACGACCAGCGGTCTTTGGCTTCTGTAGGAGCGTACGTGACCGGATCCCTGTCAAGCAAATCCGGTCCTACGACGCTCAGCCGTTCTGGAGTCCCTTCATCATCTCGGCCAGGTCCGCGGTGTCCTTCGCGGGCGGGGCCGTGACGGTCACCGGCTTGTTGTAGTCGAGGAAGGTGATGGTCATGTCGAGCGGGCCCTTGGTGGCGTCGCCCTTCATCCGGAACTGCTTGGTGTGGTTCTCGCCGTCGATCCAGGTGTCCATCGCGAACTTGTCGACGCCCAGCTTCTCGTACTGCTGGAGGCTCTTCTCACGCAGCTCGCGGGTGGTCTTGTCCTGGGCCTTGAAGGAGGCCTTGAGTTCGTCGAGGGTGACGGTGCCCGAGTAGTGGGTCGTCTTGACACCGTCGACGGTCTCGGTGCCGACCTTCTTCACGTCCTTGGCACCGGTGAGGAAGGTGGACTCGGCGGCCGGGTTCTGGTCGGCCTGGCCGGCGCCGGGCGCGGCCCCGCCGAGGGCCTTGTCGCCGAGCGCGGACAGGTCGAACTTGATCCAGCTCTTGCCGTCCATCTCCTTGGCCATCTCGGCGTTCCCGCCGATGTACATGGCCTTGTCGACGAGCCGGACCTCGACGCTGCCCTGCGTGCCCTGGTCGGGTGCGGTCATCTTCATCGTCATCGCGACGTCGGGCTTGGTCCGCATGGAGGCCTCGGCCACGACGCGCCCCTGCTCGGGCAGCTGGCCCTTCATGCGGTAGCGGAAGGACTTGATGGCGTCCGTGTTCTTCGCCGCCTTGGCGACCGCGGCCGCGGGAGTCATCTCCGGGGACTCGTCGCCCCCCTTGGAACAGCTCACCGCACCCGCGGCGAGAGCCACGGCGGCGAGCCCGGCGCCGATGGTCCGACCGCGCACGGAACGTCGTACAGAAGTAGCCATTGATTCCCCCCAAGGAACACATGGTCGATTCACAGCAAGACCGCGAGCTTAACCGAGAGGCGCGCGAGGGGTCCGTGAATTCCCTGCGGCTCAGGTGGGGTTGGTGCTCGACTGTGACAGGAGGGTCTTGAAGTCCTCGGTGTCGGCGGCCGGCGGCTTCTGTACGGCGACCTTGACGCCGTAGTCGCTGTAGTGGGCGGTCTGGGTCACCCTGCCGTTCGTGGTGCTGGTCTTCTCGACCTTCTTGACCAGGAGGTTCTTCTCGTTGATCCAGATGTCGACGGTCTCGGCGGTGACGTCGGCGTCCTGGAGGCGCCGTCGCAGCTCGGTGTCGGTGACGTCCTCCACCCGCACGGTGCCGGCGTAGTGCGTGGCGGCCTGGCCGCCCACGGTCTCCCGGCCGAGCTCGCGCACGTCCCCGGAGTCCAGCAGCAGTCTCACCGACTGGTTGGGGGTGGTGGAGCGCATCTGGTCGGCGAGGTCGGCGCCGCCGCC
Encoded proteins:
- a CDS encoding DUF1396 domain-containing protein, with the translated sequence MATSVRRSVRGRTIGAGLAAVALAAGAVSCSKGGDESPEMTPAAAVAKAAKNTDAIKSFRYRMKGQLPEQGRVVAEASMRTKPDVAMTMKMTAPDQGTQGSVEVRLVDKAMYIGGNAEMAKEMDGKSWIKFDLSALGDKALGGAAPGAGQADQNPAAESTFLTGAKDVKKVGTETVDGVKTTHYSGTVTLDELKASFKAQDKTTRELREKSLQQYEKLGVDKFAMDTWIDGENHTKQFRMKGDATKGPLDMTITFLDYNKPVTVTAPPAKDTADLAEMMKGLQNG
- the rplL gene encoding 50S ribosomal protein L7/L12; translation: MAKLSQEDLLAQFEEMTLIELSEFVKAFEEKFDVTAAAAVAVAGPAGPAAVAEAPEEQDEFDVILTGAGEKKIQVIKVVRELTSLGLKEAKDLVDGAPKPVLEKVAKEAAEKAAESLKGAGASVEVK
- the rplJ gene encoding 50S ribosomal protein L10, with protein sequence MARPDKAAAVAELTEQFRSSNAAVLTEYRGLTVAQLKTLRRSLGENAQYAVVKNTLTKIAANEAGITTLDDLFNGPTAVAFVTGDPVESAKGLRDFAKDNPNLVIKGGVLDGKALSADEIKKLADLESREVLLAKLAGAFKGKQTQAAQVFQALPSKLVRTVDALRAKQDEQGGAE